The following proteins come from a genomic window of bacterium:
- a CDS encoding HD domain-containing phosphohydrolase, with translation MKSQANVLIVDDELGPRESLRQVLKNSYNISLACNGKDALVKLYRDEFDLVTLDLRMPEMDGITTLKAIKTYNPNVEVIVVTGYGTLETAKEAIRYGAFDYISKPFDVEEVNRVVKKSIRRHRMNIELKGLFKELGMTEGSGAQNKDEELQELEVINRARMFIQNYVQRTDGNEEGDYLDFIKVLARTLETKDTYTHGHSDRVNYYTRLICDKMDIPSDLRLDLQRASFLHDIGKLAINNDILLRGDVLTPEEWVIVKKHPEEGVHILEPMFASGGVIQVILHHHENYDGTGYPYGLRGENIPLGARIISIVDSYDAMTSHRAYSKAKTRKEAILELQRCSGTQFDPNVVNIFIEILMEEESGDNSFDRRRTINE, from the coding sequence ATGAAATCTCAGGCAAATGTATTAATAGTGGACGATGAGCTCGGCCCGCGTGAATCGTTAAGGCAGGTTTTAAAAAATTCGTATAATATTTCACTGGCATGCAATGGCAAAGACGCGCTCGTAAAATTATACAGGGATGAATTTGATCTGGTTACTTTGGACCTTAGAATGCCTGAAATGGACGGGATAACTACTTTAAAGGCAATAAAAACTTATAACCCCAATGTTGAAGTTATTGTTGTAACCGGTTATGGGACTTTGGAGACAGCCAAAGAAGCTATAAGATACGGAGCATTTGATTATATTTCCAAACCTTTTGATGTTGAAGAGGTTAACCGGGTTGTAAAAAAGAGTATCAGGCGGCACCGTATGAATATTGAATTAAAAGGTTTGTTTAAAGAACTGGGTATGACCGAAGGCTCCGGGGCACAAAATAAAGATGAAGAACTGCAGGAATTAGAGGTTATTAACAGGGCGAGGATGTTTATTCAAAATTATGTGCAGAGGACAGACGGTAATGAGGAAGGCGATTACCTTGATTTTATTAAAGTATTGGCAAGGACGCTGGAAACGAAAGACACCTACACACACGGCCATTCGGACAGAGTTAACTATTATACCCGCTTAATTTGCGACAAAATGGACATTCCTTCAGATTTGAGACTGGATCTTCAACGGGCAAGTTTTCTCCATGATATAGGGAAGCTCGCTATTAATAATGATATCCTTTTGCGGGGCGACGTTTTAACCCCTGAAGAATGGGTAATTGTGAAAAAACATCCCGAAGAAGGCGTGCATATACTTGAACCTATGTTTGCTTCGGGGGGTGTTATCCAGGTAATTTTGCATCACCATGAAAATTACGACGGAACGGGGTATCCTTATGGACTTAGGGGTGAGAACATACCATTAGGCGCGAGAATAATCAGTATAGTGGATTCATATGACGCAATGACGAGCCACAGGGCGTATTCAAAAGCAAAAACAAGAAAAGAGGCCATACTGGAACTCCAACGCTGTTCAGGCACGCAGTTTGATCCAAATGTTGTAAATATATTTATTGAGATTTTGATGGAAGAAGAATCAGGAGACAATAGTTTCGATAGAAGGAGGACGATTAATGAATAA
- a CDS encoding PAS domain S-box protein, producing MAKEESLRKLESRVISIIDNTLVGVFQSNVMGEVLFMNKPLLKMLEYESSEDINKHGGARILYKNPNERDKIVSLLNEKHYIEDYELEFVSKTGKRIFVYLCMRLEDNILSGTIVDITRLKVLENQLRKAKNYSEMLLTFTPSAIFTVDLNQRITRWNNRAKEITGYSAEEVIGKKCTLFMNSPCKDKCGLYSANVKKPVICRECTLTRKDGQIRIVLKSADFLIDENGNIIGGIESLDDITERKKAEEQFLILSKFPFENPNPVLRINEKGEILYKNPATLKLLKKTGLSEKEIFKILPENIVRLINQALRNRTTIGDLEVIIGNKVYSYTLTPIPEQKYVNLYGSDITERKKIELMKESAFREVSHELKTPIAMIEMAQDINQQAIKNKDINQIVKTQSIISNNLKRLSKDVNNILAMFVLKRKKVLNKIHFSVKKLVEEIVQNIQYLLYEKKLKVKMEIPENLENIFADPQEIKILLNNIIDNAVKFSEKGSITISMRLRRGFVRIMVKDTGIGISPDVKENIFTRFYKRHPAVPGTGLGLTISKEIIEMHNGSIKVFSKGIGKGTIVAVYLPVV from the coding sequence ATGGCAAAAGAAGAATCACTCAGGAAATTGGAAAGCAGGGTAATCAGTATTATTGATAATACATTAGTTGGGGTTTTCCAGAGCAATGTTATGGGTGAAGTATTGTTTATGAATAAACCATTGCTGAAAATGCTCGAGTATGAATCCTCGGAGGATATAAATAAGCATGGCGGGGCCAGGATTTTATATAAAAATCCTAATGAGCGGGATAAAATCGTTAGTTTGCTTAATGAAAAGCATTATATTGAGGATTATGAACTTGAGTTTGTAAGCAAGACAGGAAAGCGGATATTCGTTTATTTATGCATGCGGCTGGAAGATAATATTTTATCCGGGACCATAGTGGATATTACGAGGCTGAAAGTATTGGAAAATCAGCTAAGAAAAGCCAAAAATTATTCTGAGATGCTGTTGACATTCACACCGTCCGCAATTTTTACTGTGGATTTAAACCAGCGGATTACCAGATGGAATAACAGGGCTAAGGAAATCACAGGTTATAGCGCTGAAGAGGTAATAGGCAAAAAGTGTACCCTGTTTATGAACAGTCCCTGCAAAGATAAATGCGGTCTTTACTCGGCAAATGTTAAAAAACCTGTTATATGTAGAGAGTGCACTTTAACCCGGAAAGACGGCCAGATACGTATTGTTCTTAAAAGCGCGGATTTTTTAATTGATGAAAATGGGAATATTATTGGCGGGATTGAGAGTTTAGATGACATTACAGAACGCAAGAAAGCTGAAGAACAGTTTTTAATTCTTTCAAAGTTTCCTTTTGAAAATCCAAATCCTGTTTTAAGAATAAATGAAAAAGGCGAGATTTTATATAAGAACCCCGCGACGCTAAAACTTTTAAAAAAAACCGGGCTCTCGGAGAAGGAAATATTTAAAATATTGCCGGAAAATATAGTCAGGTTAATTAATCAGGCTTTAAGAAATAGGACAACTATCGGTGATTTAGAGGTTATAATAGGAAACAAAGTATATTCATATACTTTAACACCTATACCGGAACAGAAGTATGTCAATTTATACGGTTCCGACATAACAGAACGGAAAAAAATAGAACTGATGAAAGAGAGCGCCTTCCGTGAAGTTTCGCATGAATTAAAAACCCCGATTGCGATGATTGAAATGGCCCAGGACATAAACCAGCAGGCTATAAAAAATAAAGATATAAATCAAATAGTAAAAACTCAAAGCATAATATCAAATAATTTAAAACGGTTGAGTAAAGACGTAAATAATATATTGGCTATGTTTGTATTAAAAAGGAAAAAGGTGTTAAATAAAATCCACTTTTCGGTGAAAAAACTGGTAGAGGAAATAGTCCAGAATATTCAATATTTATTATATGAAAAAAAGCTCAAAGTTAAAATGGAAATACCTGAAAACCTGGAAAATATTTTCGCGGACCCACAGGAAATAAAGATACTTTTAAATAATATCATAGATAACGCTGTAAAGTTTAGCGAAAAAGGTTCCATAACCATATCCATGAGATTAAGACGTGGATTTGTAAGAATAATGGTTAAAGATACAGGGATAGGAATATCTCCGGATGTTAAAGAAAATATTTTTACGCGTTTTTACAAACGGCATCCTGCTGTGCCGGGTACGGGTCTCGGCCTTACAATCAGCAAAGAAATTATTGAAATGCATAACGGCAGTATTAAAGTTTTTTCAAAAGGAATCGGGAAAGGAACAATTGTGGCTGTTTATCTGCCGGTTGTATAG